Proteins encoded together in one Larus michahellis chromosome 4, bLarMic1.1, whole genome shotgun sequence window:
- the NGB gene encoding neuroglobin codes for MESGTLLSGGQRALIRESWQRLSGSPVQHGLVLFTRLFDLDPELLPLFQYNCKQFASPQECLSAPEFLDHIRKVMLVIDAAVSHLENLSCLEEYLCNLGKKHQAVGVKVESFSTVGESLLYMLEKCLGAAFSPDVREAWSKLYGAVVKAMRRGWDTLPEGD; via the exons ATGGAGAGCGGGACGCTGCTGTCTGGCGGGCAGCGGGCGCTGATCCGGGAGAGCTGGCAGCGGCTGAGCGGCAGCCCCGTACAGCACGGCCTCGTCCTCTTCACCAG GTTGTTTGACTTGGACCCTGAGCTGTTGCCCCTTTTCCAGTACAACTGCAAACAGTTTGCCAGCCCTCAGGAGTGCCTCTCTGCCCCTGAGTTCCTGGATCACATCAGGAAG GTGATGTTGGTGATCGATGCTGCTGTGAGCCACCTGGAGAACTTGTCCTGCCTGGAAGAGTATCTCTGCAACCTCGGCAAGAAGCACCAGGCAGTCGGTGTGAAGGTCGAGTCTTTTTCG ACTGTCGGCGAGTCCTTGCTGTACATGCTGGAGAAATGCCTTGGCGCTGCCTTCAGCCCAGATGTGCGGGAGGCTTGGAGCAAACTCTACGGTGCTGTGGTGAAAGCCATGCGACGTGGCTGGGACACCCTCCCAGAAGGGGACTAG